Proteins from a single region of Xenopus laevis strain J_2021 chromosome 9_10S, Xenopus_laevis_v10.1, whole genome shotgun sequence:
- the LOC108702789 gene encoding deoxynucleoside triphosphate triphosphohydrolase SAMHD1-like has protein sequence MLWKKHSFISPHGSIADNIYHQILYSDNPNLKEAIEILQKVERGHLYKYVGYTQLSSNSKIEPVIHMDYGMKEQNPINNVRFYCKSDPRKTVKIRRDQLIQRKAKKPIAPAGEWGKKFPS, from the exons atgctgtggaagaagcacagtttcatctctcctcatggtagcatcgctg ATAACATATACCATCAGATCCTTTATTCTGATAATCCCAATCTGAAGGAAGCCATAGAAATCTTGCAAAAAGTAGAACGGGGACACCTGTACAAATACGTAGGATACACACAACTGAGCAGCAACTCCAAAATTGAACCG gtaattcATATGGATTATGGAATGAAAGAACAGAATCCAATAAACAACGTGCGCTTCTACTGCAAGTCTGATCCTCGCAAGACAGTaaagatcagaagagatcag ttaatccagaggaaggcgaaaaaacccaTTGCTCCAGCCGgagaatggggaaaaaaatttccttcctga
- the LOC121398782 gene encoding protein kinase C delta type-like, producing the protein MGESPEIKVEGRVKKRKWRNVPETGNIEEEKKKEDEISKSSKVTAASEEGGGEAKRPRVAGTRSFPLQISSYRLHEELGKGAFGKVMLASLADSSERVAIKIMRKEDQNKELIEKEARVLEAAKGCPYLCQLHAAFQTERHAFLVMEHISGGSLWDLIKAGPLSMERITFYAAEMVCGLQHLHAKGIVHLDLKLLNVLLTGEGHIKIIDFGLVAENQFGQSTTCGHAGTLLYMAPEVLMKKNYNAGVDWWAFGCIVYRMATRRLPFFSGEDRNQRIKSILLDQPEYPAWLNRTLEDFLQKLLEKVPKKRLGVNGNIRDHPLFEHIDWAAVESRSLRPPLPPEINDHSPFFSPTNGFICDPSTGSNGATSNIILGSTVPRTPSASLPLDSSLFG; encoded by the exons atgggggaaTCTCCA GAGATAAAAGTGGAGGGGAGAGTGAAGAAGAGAAAGTGGAGGAACGTGCCTGAAACAGGTAATATagaagaggagaagaagaaggaagacgaGATCTCCAAGAGCAGCAAAGTGACAGCAGCATCAGAAG AAGGAGGAGGTGAGGCAAAGAGACCCCGTGTAGCAGGTACAAGATCTTTTCCTCTGCAGATCAGCAGCTACCGGCTCCATGAAGAACTAGGGAAAGGAGCATTTGGCAAG GTAATGCTGGCATCATTAGCCGACAGCAGTGAGCGTGTGGCCATTAAAATCATGCGGAAAGAAGATCAGAATAAAGAATTGATTGAAAAAGAGGCCCGAGTTCTGGAGGCAGCAAAAGGATGCCCTTACCTGTGCCAACTCCATGCAGCTttccaaacagag CGGCATGCTTTCCTGGTCATGGAGCACATCAGTGGAGGAAGCCTGTGGGATCTTATTAAAGCAGGTCCTCTGAGCATGGAGAGAATCAC CTTCTATGCGGCAGAGATGGTATGTGGCCTGCAACATCTTCATGCAAAGGGCATCGTTCATCT GGATCTGAAATTATTAAACGTACTTCTGACTGGAGAGGGCCATATCAAAATCATCGACTTTGGTCTAGTAGCTGAAAATCAGTTTGGCCAAAGTACTACCTGTGGCCATGCTGGAACCCTTTTGTACATGGCTCCAGAG GTGCTGATGAAGAAGAACTATAATGCTGGGGTAGACTGGTGGGCTTTTGGCTGTATAGTGTACAGAATGGCCACTCGCAGACTACCATTTTTTTCCGGAGAAGATCGAAATCAACGGATAAAATCCATCCTGCTTGACCAGCCAGAATATCCCGCGTGGCTTAACAGGACATTAGAAGATTTCCTGCAAAAG CTCCTAGAGAAGGTCCCTAAGAAGCGTCTTGGGGTCAACGGCAACATCAGAGACCATCCACTCTTTGAGCACATCGACTGGGCAGCAGTGGAGAGCCGAAGCCTGAGACCACCTCTACCTCCGGAAATA AATGATCATTCTCCCTTCTTCAGCCCTACCAACGGCTTCATCTGTGACCCTTCCACCGGCTCAAATGGCGCTACAAGCAACATCATTTTGGGATCTACAGTGCCAAGAACTCCATCTGCTTCCCTCCCATTGGACTCATCTCTCTTCGGCTGA